One part of the Raphanus sativus cultivar WK10039 chromosome 7, ASM80110v3, whole genome shotgun sequence genome encodes these proteins:
- the LOC108814745 gene encoding extensin-3-like: MGSPMATMAAALLVLALSLGFASETTANYYYSSPHPPVKHYTPPVYKSPPPPVYQSPPPPIYHSPPPPKKHYEYKTPPPPVYQSPPPPVYHSPPPPKKHYEYKSPPPPVYQSPPPPVYHSPPPPKKYYEYKSPPPPVYQSPPPPVYHSPPPPKKHYEYKSPPPPVYQSPPPPVYHSPPPPKKHYEYKSPPPPVYQSPPPPVYQSPPPPVYHSPPPPKKHYEYKSPPPPVYQSPPSPVYHSPPPPKKHYEYKSPPPPVYQSPPPPVYYSPPPPKQYEYKSPPPPVHSPPPPVPYSPPQEPYLYKSPPPPYHY; encoded by the coding sequence ACCACTGCAAATTACTATTACTCTTCTCCTCATCCACCGGTGAAGCACTACACTCCTCCTGTTtacaaatctccaccaccaccggtcTACCAGTCTCCTCCACCCCCAATTTACCactctcctccaccacctaagAAGCATTATGAGTACaaaacaccaccaccaccggtctACCAGTCTCCCCCTCCTCCGGTGTAccactctccaccaccaccaaagaAGCACTACGAGTAcaaatcaccaccaccaccggtctACCAGTCTCCCCCTCCTCCGGTGTAccactctccaccaccaccaaagaAGTACTACGAGTAcaaatcaccaccaccaccggtctACCAGTCTCCCCCTCCTCCGGTGTAccactctccaccaccaccaaagaAGCACTACGAGTAcaaatcaccaccaccacctgtCTACCAGTCTCCCCCTCCTCCGGTGTAccactctccaccaccaccaaagaAGCACTACGAGTAcaaatcaccaccaccaccagtctACCAGTCCCCTCCTCCTCCGGTCTAccagtctcctcctcctccagttTACCactctcctccaccacctaagAAGCATTATGAGTAcaaatcaccaccaccaccggtctACCAGTCTCCCCCTTCTCCGGTGTAccactctccaccaccaccaaagaAACACTACGAGTAcaaatcaccaccaccaccggtttaccagtctcctcctcctccggtttACTACTCTCCCCCACCACCAAAGCAATACGAATAcaaatctcctcctcctcccgtCCATTCTCCTCCTCCACCGGTTCCCTACTCACCTCCACAAGAACCCTACCTCTACAAATCTCCACCTCCTCCATACCACTACTAA